The following are from one region of the Cytobacillus firmus genome:
- a CDS encoding NADH-quinone oxidoreductase subunit D, whose translation MLRTEEMLLNVGPQHPSTHGVFRLVLKIDGEIIKEAKPVIGYLHRGTEKLAENLQYTQIIPYTDRMDYLAAMTNNYILVHAVETMMDLKIPDRAEYLRIITMELGRIASHLVWWGTYLLDIGATSPFLYAFREREMIINMLNEISGGRLTFNYMRVGGVKWDAPEGWIDKVREFVPYMREQLKGYHQLVTGNEIFMNRVKGVGKYTKEDALNYSLSGANLRCTGVKWDLRKDEPYSIYDRFDFDVAVQDGGDAWARYHVRMQEIEESLKILEQAVEQFPAEGDILAKVPKIIKAPKGEAFVRIESPRGEIGCYIASDGKKEPYRMKFRRPSFYNLQILPKLLEGENIANLIAILGAIDIVLGEVDG comes from the coding sequence ATGCTGCGAACAGAAGAAATGCTATTGAATGTTGGGCCTCAGCATCCAAGTACTCACGGTGTGTTTCGCCTTGTTTTGAAAATTGACGGGGAGATCATCAAAGAGGCGAAACCGGTCATCGGCTACCTGCATCGTGGAACGGAGAAACTGGCTGAAAATCTGCAGTATACGCAAATTATTCCTTATACAGACCGAATGGACTATCTTGCCGCCATGACGAATAATTATATCCTTGTCCATGCAGTTGAAACGATGATGGATTTGAAAATTCCGGATCGGGCAGAATATCTGAGGATAATCACGATGGAGCTGGGCCGGATTGCCAGCCATCTCGTATGGTGGGGTACATATTTACTGGATATTGGGGCAACAAGCCCATTCCTTTATGCATTCAGAGAGCGTGAAATGATCATCAATATGCTGAATGAGATATCCGGAGGCCGCTTGACGTTTAACTATATGCGTGTCGGCGGCGTAAAATGGGATGCTCCTGAAGGCTGGATTGATAAGGTAAGAGAGTTTGTTCCATATATGCGGGAACAGCTCAAAGGCTACCATCAGCTGGTAACCGGAAACGAAATTTTCATGAACCGTGTCAAAGGGGTAGGAAAGTATACGAAAGAGGATGCTTTAAACTACTCGCTAAGCGGTGCAAATCTGCGCTGCACAGGCGTAAAATGGGATCTCCGCAAAGATGAGCCATACTCCATCTATGACCGCTTTGATTTCGATGTGGCGGTTCAGGACGGCGGGGATGCGTGGGCCAGGTATCATGTGCGCATGCAGGAAATTGAAGAATCACTAAAAATCCTTGAACAAGCGGTGGAGCAATTCCCGGCAGAAGGCGATATTCTGGCAAAAGTGCCGAAAATCATCAAAGCGCCAAAAGGGGAAGCATTTGTCAGAATCGAATCTCCAAGGGGAGAAATCGGCTGCTATATCGCGAGTGATGGAAAGAAGGAGCCATACCGGATGAAATTCCGGAGGCCATCATTCTATAATCTTCAGATTCTCCCAAAATTGCTTGAAGGCGAAAACATTGCGAACTTGATTGCTATTTTAGGGGCAATTGATATTGTCCTTGGGGAGGTGGACGGTTAA
- the nuoH gene encoding NADH-quinone oxidoreductase subunit NuoH, whose translation MVEELLHSEAGLLNFGIFFLLATVLLLVVLGFVTYAILAERKVMGFMQLRQGPNQVGGRWGLLQTVADVLKLLLKEDTIPKLADRPLFILAPVIAFAPAFMVLATIPFTDKLQFADIGVGLLYYIAISGLTTVGIVTGAWASNNKYALLGGMRAAAQMISYEIPLVMSVLGIILLTGSLNLNEIVEAQKNGWFIIWQPIAFIVFLIASTAELNRVPFDLPEAESELVAGFHVEYSGFRWAFFMLAEYVYFFAMASLTTVLFLGGWLPLPFLGFIPGAVWFALKFTAVIFVLVWFRVTFPRLRADQLMEFGWKVLLPVALANIFLTALLKEWLNIF comes from the coding sequence ATGGTAGAAGAACTTCTCCATTCCGAAGCAGGTCTGCTGAATTTCGGTATTTTCTTCTTGCTTGCCACCGTTTTACTATTAGTTGTTTTGGGGTTTGTTACTTACGCCATTCTGGCGGAGCGTAAAGTCATGGGATTTATGCAGCTGCGCCAGGGGCCGAATCAGGTCGGCGGACGTTGGGGGCTGCTGCAGACTGTTGCGGACGTATTAAAGCTTCTTTTAAAAGAAGACACCATTCCTAAGCTTGCAGACAGGCCGCTGTTTATTCTTGCACCGGTTATTGCGTTTGCACCGGCATTCATGGTGCTGGCGACAATTCCATTTACAGACAAACTGCAGTTTGCTGATATTGGAGTTGGATTGCTGTATTACATCGCCATTTCCGGGCTGACAACAGTCGGTATTGTCACCGGAGCATGGGCTTCCAATAATAAATATGCATTGCTTGGCGGAATGCGTGCCGCTGCACAGATGATTTCATATGAGATTCCACTCGTTATGTCTGTATTAGGGATTATCCTTTTAACAGGCAGTCTAAATCTGAATGAAATCGTAGAAGCGCAAAAAAATGGCTGGTTCATTATTTGGCAGCCTATTGCTTTTATCGTATTCCTGATTGCTTCAACAGCTGAGCTGAACCGTGTTCCATTTGACTTGCCTGAAGCGGAATCAGAACTGGTCGCCGGTTTCCATGTTGAATATTCCGGCTTCCGCTGGGCGTTCTTCATGCTTGCGGAATATGTATACTTTTTTGCCATGGCTTCATTGACAACCGTATTATTTCTTGGCGGGTGGCTTCCGCTGCCGTTCCTGGGGTTCATTCCGGGTGCCGTCTGGTTTGCTCTAAAGTTTACGGCTGTAATCTTTGTTTTAGTCTGGTTTCGTGTTACATTCCCGCGACTCCGTGCAGACCAGCTCATGGAATTTGGCTGGAAGGTTTTGCTGCCGGTAGCACTTGCGAATATTTTCTTAACAGCTTTGCTGAAAGAGTGGCTTAATATATTTTAA
- a CDS encoding NADH-quinone oxidoreductase subunit J produces the protein MTFSGEFLAFMSLALVAVIGGVLLLNLTKVVHMVVALVFTFVSIAGIYVLLSAEFLAAVQILIYSGAITIVMLFGIMLTRHNDTSEPKTGRWRKLLVFVGVLGFAFAVYIGIYNLDLPSAPNDLHVNNTEQIGIELYSKFIIPFEVTSVLLLVALIGSIVLAKKDDEKEAEKE, from the coding sequence ATGACGTTTTCAGGTGAGTTTTTAGCGTTTATGTCACTAGCTTTAGTTGCGGTCATTGGCGGCGTGCTTTTATTGAACCTTACCAAAGTTGTGCATATGGTTGTCGCCCTTGTATTTACATTTGTCAGCATCGCCGGAATTTATGTGCTGCTTTCAGCTGAATTCCTGGCTGCGGTCCAAATTTTGATTTACTCTGGTGCGATAACCATCGTCATGCTGTTCGGAATCATGCTGACGCGCCATAACGATACAAGCGAGCCCAAAACCGGCCGCTGGCGTAAGCTGTTAGTATTCGTGGGGGTTCTCGGCTTTGCTTTCGCGGTCTATATCGGAATATATAACCTTGATTTGCCGTCAGCGCCGAATGACCTTCATGTCAATAATACAGAGCAAATCGGAATTGAACTTTACTCAAAATTCATTATTCCGTTTGAAGTAACATCTGTCCTATTATTGGTCGCTTTGATTGGTTCCATTGTTCTGGCCAAAAAAGACGATGAAAAGGAGGCTGAAAAGGAATGA
- a CDS encoding NuoB/complex I 20 kDa subunit family protein: MDLKLDNITPEEMEELQRNVFMATLEQIKAWARSNSLWPMTFGLACCAIEMMGVGSSHYDLDRFGSFFRTSPRQSDVMIVSGTVTKKMAPIVRRLYDQMPEPKWVIAMGSCATAGGPYVKSYSVVKGVDQIVPVDVYIPGCPPNPAALIYGINKLKEKIRYEAKTGKKVI; the protein is encoded by the coding sequence ATGGATTTAAAGCTGGATAATATTACACCGGAAGAAATGGAAGAACTGCAGCGCAATGTGTTTATGGCAACTTTGGAACAAATTAAAGCGTGGGCGCGGAGCAATTCATTGTGGCCAATGACCTTCGGGCTTGCTTGCTGTGCCATTGAAATGATGGGTGTGGGTTCATCGCATTACGATCTGGACCGTTTTGGTTCTTTTTTCCGTACATCTCCCCGTCAGTCTGATGTCATGATTGTTTCAGGTACAGTAACAAAGAAAATGGCGCCTATTGTCCGCCGCCTATATGATCAGATGCCTGAACCTAAATGGGTGATCGCGATGGGCTCCTGTGCAACTGCGGGTGGGCCATATGTGAAATCGTACTCAGTTGTTAAAGGGGTCGACCAGATTGTCCCTGTTGATGTATACATACCAGGATGCCCGCCGAACCCGGCAGCATTAATTTACGGAATTAACAAGTTAAAAGAGAAAATCCGTTATGAGGCTAAGACTGGGAAGAAGGTGATCTAA
- the nuoK gene encoding NADH-quinone oxidoreductase subunit NuoK translates to MSTVPVQAYLALALILFCIGLYGALTKRNTVIVLISIELMLNAVNINLVAFSKYGITPSITGQIFTLFVIAVAAAEVAVGIAILISLYRNKKSVNIDEMDAMKH, encoded by the coding sequence ATGAGTACAGTTCCCGTTCAAGCATACCTGGCATTGGCTTTAATCCTCTTTTGCATCGGTCTGTATGGTGCCTTGACTAAGCGCAATACTGTGATTGTCCTGATCTCAATCGAACTGATGCTGAATGCGGTTAATATTAATCTTGTGGCATTCAGTAAATATGGCATCACCCCGTCCATCACCGGACAGATTTTTACGCTATTTGTCATTGCGGTTGCCGCGGCAGAAGTGGCAGTAGGTATTGCAATCCTGATTTCTCTTTACCGTAACAAGAAGAGCGTTAACATTGATGAAATGGATGCCATGAAGCACTAA
- the nuoL gene encoding NADH-quinone oxidoreductase subunit L: MMENAWIIPLFPLLSFLFLILFGKRLKEASAYIGILFTLASLVYSLLVLVDRFSAPTYKAEGVWLTIGDVQLTAGFEVNQLNALMLVIVSLVSFLVHTYSKGYMQGDDRFPVFYAYLGLFTFAMLGLVISPNLLQTYFFWELVGLGSFLLIGFYFYKEEAKAAAKKAFIMTRIGDVGLLIGMILLFWQAGSFEYDEIFAAVEAGAISGTMITLTAILIFVGAVGKSGQFPLHTWLPDAMEGPTPVSALIHAATMVAAGVYLVAALFPLFAASETALMTVAVIGAFTAIFAASIGLVQKDIKRVLAYSTVSQLGYMMLALGSAGYVAGVFHLMTHAFFKALLFLAAGSVIHAVHTQNIEHMGGLWKKLRVTGPLFLIGTLAISGVPLFSGFFSKDEILIAAWAHGNTALFWLAVIAAFFTAFYMFRLFFMVFAGEARSDMNNVHESPSVMTLPMVVLGVLAVVAGYVNTPWFGTFLGDWLVEDNHALGHGHIEGPAWIMIVATAVSLLGIFLAWLMYGKRSLSRDWLTSRMPHSYNVLYNKYYIDEFYSLTVVNGAKFISSFLRFLEVFLVEGLVKSVTGIASALGKLGSKMHNGQIQTYGTVAFVGLAILVVIYAFTGGYLK, from the coding sequence ATGATGGAGAATGCATGGATCATACCGCTTTTCCCGCTTTTATCGTTTTTGTTCCTTATTTTATTCGGCAAACGGCTAAAAGAAGCGAGTGCTTATATCGGGATTCTGTTTACCCTGGCATCGCTTGTCTATTCCTTATTGGTGCTGGTTGACCGTTTTTCGGCACCAACTTATAAAGCAGAAGGCGTTTGGCTGACTATAGGGGATGTTCAGTTAACAGCGGGTTTTGAAGTTAATCAGTTAAATGCACTGATGCTGGTGATTGTATCACTTGTCAGTTTCCTGGTACATACGTATTCGAAAGGCTATATGCAGGGGGATGACCGTTTTCCTGTATTCTATGCTTATTTAGGGTTATTTACATTTGCCATGCTGGGCCTTGTCATCTCGCCTAATCTGCTTCAGACGTATTTCTTCTGGGAGCTTGTCGGACTTGGATCCTTCCTGCTGATCGGTTTCTATTTTTACAAAGAGGAAGCAAAGGCTGCGGCTAAAAAGGCATTTATCATGACCCGTATCGGAGATGTCGGTCTTTTGATCGGAATGATTCTATTATTCTGGCAGGCTGGCAGCTTTGAGTATGATGAGATTTTTGCAGCAGTTGAAGCGGGTGCCATTTCAGGCACAATGATTACGTTAACTGCGATCCTTATTTTTGTAGGGGCTGTCGGCAAATCGGGCCAGTTTCCGCTCCACACCTGGCTTCCTGACGCGATGGAAGGGCCAACGCCGGTCTCCGCATTAATCCATGCAGCGACAATGGTAGCGGCAGGTGTGTACTTAGTGGCTGCGCTATTCCCGCTTTTCGCGGCAAGTGAAACAGCACTGATGACCGTTGCTGTCATTGGGGCCTTCACAGCCATCTTTGCAGCAAGCATAGGCCTGGTGCAGAAGGATATTAAGCGGGTTCTCGCTTATTCAACCGTCAGTCAGCTTGGCTATATGATGCTGGCATTGGGATCTGCCGGATATGTAGCTGGTGTATTCCATTTAATGACGCACGCCTTTTTCAAGGCTTTGCTGTTCCTTGCAGCAGGAAGTGTCATCCATGCCGTTCATACACAGAACATTGAACATATGGGAGGCCTATGGAAGAAGCTGCGCGTGACAGGCCCTCTATTCCTGATCGGAACACTGGCGATCAGCGGAGTGCCGTTATTTTCCGGATTCTTCAGTAAAGATGAAATTTTAATTGCTGCGTGGGCACATGGGAACACGGCGCTGTTCTGGCTCGCGGTAATTGCCGCGTTCTTTACGGCATTTTATATGTTCCGCCTGTTCTTTATGGTTTTCGCTGGTGAAGCTAGAAGTGATATGAATAATGTCCATGAATCACCAAGTGTTATGACCCTGCCGATGGTGGTGCTTGGGGTGCTGGCTGTAGTGGCTGGATATGTGAATACACCTTGGTTTGGAACATTTCTTGGTGATTGGCTCGTGGAAGATAACCATGCTCTGGGACATGGCCATATTGAAGGGCCAGCATGGATTATGATTGTCGCAACGGCTGTATCCCTGCTTGGAATTTTCCTTGCCTGGCTAATGTACGGCAAACGCTCGCTTTCACGCGATTGGCTGACCAGCAGAATGCCGCATTCATACAACGTTCTGTACAATAAATATTATATCGATGAATTCTATTCGCTGACCGTTGTGAATGGAGCGAAATTCATCAGTTCATTCCTGCGCTTCCTGGAAGTATTCCTGGTTGAAGGCCTTGTAAAGAGCGTAACTGGAATTGCGTCTGCACTCGGAAAACTTGGTTCAAAAATGCATAACGGCCAGATTCAGACTTATGGAACAGTAGCGTTTGTCGGCCTGGCTATTTTAGTCGTCATCTATGCGTTTACAGGGGGGTACTTAAAATGA
- a CDS encoding NADH-quinone oxidoreductase subunit A — MELWNLYQNNYLIVFVFLCLGVLLPVVALFLGKLLRPYKPYDTKYTTYESGIEPFHDSRVQFNVRYYIFALMFVIFDVETVFLYPWAVAYEKLGIFALIEMLIFVFMLIIGLVYAWKKKVLKWI; from the coding sequence ATGGAGCTTTGGAATTTATACCAGAATAACTATTTGATAGTTTTCGTGTTTTTGTGCCTTGGCGTGTTGCTGCCTGTGGTGGCTTTGTTTTTGGGAAAGCTTTTGCGGCCCTATAAGCCATATGATACGAAGTATACCACATATGAGAGCGGGATTGAGCCATTCCATGATTCGAGGGTGCAGTTCAATGTCCGCTATTATATTTTTGCCCTGATGTTTGTCATATTTGATGTGGAAACAGTATTTTTGTACCCGTGGGCAGTGGCATATGAGAAGCTTGGTATTTTTGCATTGATTGAGATGCTGATTTTTGTATTTATGCTAATAATTGGACTTGTTTATGCATGGAAAAAGAAGGTGCTGAAATGGATTTAA
- the nuoI gene encoding NADH-quinone oxidoreductase subunit NuoI, whose translation MLGLAKGLSYTLKNLTRKKVTYDYPNEPLPLPDRFRGIQKFYPEKCIVCNQCANICPTDCIELTGKKHPDPAKKGKIIDTYDINFEICILCDLCTEVCPTEAIIMTNNFELAEYSRDELFKNLEWLDENDENIRKVNKA comes from the coding sequence ATGCTTGGTTTAGCGAAAGGATTATCGTATACCCTTAAAAACCTGACACGCAAAAAGGTAACCTATGACTACCCGAATGAGCCGCTTCCGCTTCCGGACCGGTTCAGGGGAATTCAAAAGTTTTACCCTGAAAAATGTATTGTCTGCAATCAGTGTGCAAATATTTGTCCAACCGATTGTATCGAGCTGACAGGGAAAAAGCATCCGGACCCTGCCAAAAAGGGGAAGATCATTGATACCTATGATATCAACTTCGAAATTTGCATCCTTTGCGACTTGTGTACAGAGGTCTGCCCAACCGAAGCGATTATCATGACCAATAATTTTGAACTGGCGGAATATAGCCGCGATGAGCTGTTTAAAAACCTTGAATGGCTCGATGAAAATGATGAAAATATACGGAAGGTGAATAAAGCATGA